From the Opisthocomus hoazin isolate bOpiHoa1 unplaced genomic scaffold, bOpiHoa1.hap1 HAP1_SCAFFOLD_115, whole genome shotgun sequence genome, one window contains:
- the NACC1 gene encoding LOW QUALITY PROTEIN: nucleus accumbens-associated protein 1 (The sequence of the model RefSeq protein was modified relative to this genomic sequence to represent the inferred CDS: inserted 1 base in 1 codon), which yields MAQTLQMEIPNFGNSILECLNEQRLQGLYCDVSVVVKGHAFKAHRAVLAASSSYFRDLFNSSKSAVVELPAAVQPQSFQQILSFCYTGRLSMNVGDQFLLMYTAGFLQIQEIMEKGTEFFLKVSSPSCDSQGLHGEEAPSSEPQSPVAQTSGWPSGAAALPLVSRVKTEQGEPDGVQCTFVVKRLWDGGTKDGAAGGNXSRKMAKFSAPEPGRQPQPPAPAVGGAAPAAAAAPGPSAADQTSPGGTSSAYTSDSPGSFHNEEDEEEDGGEEGSDEQYRQICNMYTMYSMMNVGPAAAEKVEALPDQATSESRNRVRVRQDLASLPAELINQIGNRCHPKLYDEGDPAEKLELVTGTNVYITRAQLMNCHVSAGTRHKVLLRRLLASFFDRNTLANSCGTGIRSSTNDPSRKPLDSRVLHAVKFYCQNFAPNFKESEMNAIAADMCTNARRVVRKSWIPKLKLLMAEGDSYTSFINDTGKLEPDIMGAEPPFEPGGHEGEAGRPWGGPAVTPPPPADPPLWGPAAG from the exons ATGGCTCAGACGCTGCAGATGGAGATCCCCAACTTCGGGAACAGCATCCTGGAGTGCCTGAACGAGCAGCGGCTGCAGGGGCTGTACTGCGACGTCTCGGTGGTGGTGAAGGGCCACGCGTTCAAGGCGCACCGGGCCGTGCTGGCCGCCAGCAGCTCCTACTTCCGGGACCTTTTCAACAGCAGCAAGAGCGCGGTGGTGGAGCTGCCAGCCGCCGTCCAGCCCCAGTCCTTCCAGCAGATCCTCAGCTTCTGCTACACAGGGCGGCTCAGCATGAACGTGGGCGACCAGTTCCTGCTGATGTACACCGCCGGCTTCCTGCAGATCCAGGAGATCATGGAGAAGGGGACTGAGTTCTTCCTGAAGGTCAGCTCGCCCAGCTGCGACTCGCAGGGGCTGCACGGTGAGGAGGCTCCCTCCTCCGAGCCCCAGAGCCCCGTGGCGCAGACCTCGGGGTGGCCCTCGGGCGCCGCCGCCCTGCCACTGGTCTCACGGGTGAAGACGGAGCAGGGCGAGCCCGACGGGGTGCAGTGCACCTTCGTGGTCAAGCGCCTCTGGGACGGCGGCACGAAGGACGGCGCTGCCGGCGGCA GCAGCCGCAAGATGGCCAAGTTCTCGGCGCCTGAGCCCGGCCgccagccgcagccccccgccccggcggtggggggggcggccccggcagcggcggcggcgcccggccccAGCGCGGCCGACCAGACCAGCCCCGGCGGCACGTCCAGCGCCTACACGAGCGACAGCCCCGGCTCCTTCCAcaacgaggaggacgaggaggaggacgggggCGAGGAGGGCTCGGACGAGCAGTACCGGCAGATCTGCAACATGTATACCATGTACAGCATGATGAACGTGGGGCCCGCAG CCGCGGAGAAGGTGGAGGCGCTGCCGGACCAGGCCACCTCAGAGTCACGCAACCGGGTGCGGGTGCGGCAGGACCTGGCCTCGCTGCCGGCCGAGCTCATCAACCAGATCGGGAACCGCTGCCACCCCAAGCTCTACGACGAGGGGGACCCCGCCGAGAAGCTGGAGCTCGTCACGG GCACCAACGTCTACATCACGCGGGCGCAGCTGATGAACTGCCACGTCAGCGCCGGGACGCGGCACAAGGTCCTGCTGCGGCGGCTCCTGGCCTCCTTCTTCGACCG caacaCCCTGGCCAACAGCTGTGGCACGGGCATCCGCTCGTCCACCAACGACCCCAGCCGGAAGCCGCTGGACAGCCGGGTCCTGCACGCCGTCAAGT tttacTGCCAGAATTTCGCGCCCAACTTCAAGGAGAGCGAGATGAACGCCATCGCCGCCGACATGTGCACCAACGCGCGGCGCGTCGTGCGCAAGAGCTGGATCCCGAAGCTGAAGCTGCTGATGGCCGAGGGCGACTCCTACACCTCCTTCATCAACGACACTGGCAAGCTGGAGCCCGACATCATGGGCGCCGAGCCCCCCTTCGAGCCCGGCGGCCACGAGGGCGAGGCGGGCCGCCCCTGGGGAGGGCCTGCAGTGACCCCCCCGCCGCCTGCGGACCCCCCCCTGTGGGGCCCCGCGGCCGGGTAG
- the LOC142360397 gene encoding LOW QUALITY PROTEIN: uncharacterized protein LOC142360397 (The sequence of the model RefSeq protein was modified relative to this genomic sequence to represent the inferred CDS: inserted 1 base in 1 codon; deleted 2 bases in 1 codon) — translation MEEAQRLLTVSVWKLHRGRLQRGGLRLHRSLQLSLLLRAARHRYLAARAAGTAPGTAPGDPSRNPTEHRTGASAGPAPPELTDTGAPQRPGAGGSRDPGPPQRPGTGEPPEPGPPQRPELGVPRDLGPPQLPRPGPPELTDPGPPQRPGLGVPRDPGPPAAPRTGGTPRAHRSRTPAAPRTGGAPPSSPTPDPPRTQDWGNPATPDPRSAPGPRQPGPLPGRPEPVPRPAERPEAAAPPGPPRSPPAARAGRKRRGGGLAGPGRXPVPSKRARLEVEEPPLPPGPPAAARGPPPAPFGFWVRAVGAC, via the exons ATGGAGGAGGCGCAGCGGCTGCTGACCGTGTCGGTCTGGAAGCTGCACCGGGGCCGGCTGCAGCGCGGGGGCCTCCGCCTGCACCGCAGCCTCCAGCTCTCGCTGCTCCTCCGCGCCGCCCGGCACCGCTACCTGGCGGCCCGCGCCGCGGGCACCGCACCGGGCACCGCACCGGGGGACCCCTCCAGGAACCCCACCGAGCACCGCACCGGGGCATCCGCCGGCCCCGCACCTCCCGAGCTCACCGACACCGGAGCCCCGCAGCGCCCAGGAGCGGGGGGATCCCGCGACCCCGGACCTCCGCAGCGCCCAGGAACAGGGGAACCCCCCGAACCGGGACCCCCGCAGCGCCCAGAACTGGGGGTACCCCGCGACCTCGGACCCCCGCAGCTCCCACGACCGGGACCCCCCGAGCTCACCGACCCCGGACCCCCGCAGCGCCCAGGACTGGGGGTACCCCGCGACCCCGGACCCCCCGCAGCGCCCAGAACTGGGGGAACCCCCCGAGCTCACCGATCCCGGACCCCCGCAGCGCCCAGGACCGGGGGGGCCCCCCCGAGCTCACCGACcccggacccccccaggacccaggACTGGGGGAACCCCGCGACCCCGGACCCCCGCAGCGCCCCCGGACCCCGCCAACCGGGACCTCTCCCCGGACGCCCCGAGCCGGTACCGCGACCCGCCGAGCGCCCCGaggccgccgcccccccgggacccccccgcagccccccggcggcgcgggccgggcgcaagcggcggggcgggggtctgGCCGGGCCCGGCC TGCCGGTACCGAGCAAACGGGCGCGGCTGGAGGTGGAggagccgccgctccccccg ggCCCCCCGGCCGCTGCTcggggccccccccccgcgcccttcGGCTTCTGGGTCCGCGCCGTCGGGGCGTGCTGa
- the LOC104330864 gene encoding ELAV-like protein 3 isoform X1, which yields MVTQILSTVEAQAPSTPGPSGCGPVPVAVPVVAALPNGAPPAPPVADDSKTNLIVNYLPQSMSQEELRSLFGSLGDIESCKLVRDKVTGQSLGYGFVNYVEAGDADKAISTLNGLKLQTKTIKVSYARPSSASIRDANLYVSGLPKAMGQKEMEQLFSQYGRIITSRILVDQVTGVSRGVGFIRFDKRVEAEEAVRGLHGQKPLGAAEPITVKFANSPGQKSGGALLSLCPSARRYGALHHPPQRFRLDNLLNMAYGVKSPLSLLPRFSPLAIEAVPGLAGVGLGAPGAGWCIFVYNLAPEADESVLWQLFGPFGAVTNVKVIRDFATNKCKGFGFVTMTNYEEAAMAIASLNGYRLGDRVLQVSFKTSKQHKA from the exons ATGGTGACG CAGATCCTGAGCACAGTGGAGGCccaggctcccagcacgccgGGGCCGTCGGGGTGCGGCCCCGTCCCCGTGGCTGTGCCGGTGGTGGCAGCACTGCCCAAtggggcccccccggccccccccgtgGCAGATGACAGCAAAACCAACCTGATCGTCAACTACCTGCCCCAGAGCATGAGCCAGGAGGAGCTGCGGAGCCTTTTTGGCAGCCTCGGGGACATTGAGTCTTGCAAGCTCGTCCGCGACAAGGTCACTG GGCAGAGCCTGGGCTATGGCTTCGTCAACTACGTTGAGGCGGGTGATGCCGACAAGGCCATCAGCACCCTCAACGGCCTCAAGCTGCAGACCAAGACCATCAAG GTGTCCTATGCCCGGCCCAGCTCGGCCTCTATCCGTGATGCCAACCTCTACGTGAGTGGCCTCCCCAAGGCCATGGGAcagaaggagatggagcagctctTCTCCCAGTATGGCCGCATCATCACCTCCCGCATCCTCGTCGACCAGGTCACAG GTGTCTCCCGCGGGGTGGGCTTCATCCGCTTTGACAAGCGTGTGGAGGCGGAGGAGGCCGTCCGGGGGCTGCACGGGCAGAAGCCACTGGGTGCCGCCGAGCCCATCACCGTCAAGTTCGCCAACAGCCCAGGCCAGAAGTCAGGGGGAGCCCTGCTCAGCCTCTGCCCCAGCGCCCGCCGCTACGGCGCCCTGCACCACCCGCCCCAGCGCTTCCG GCTTGACAATTTGCTGAACATGGCCTACGGCGTGAAGAG CCCGCTGTCGCTGCTGCCCAGGTTCTCCCCGCTGGCCATTGAGGCGGTGCCAGGACTGGCCGGGGTGGGCCTGGGGGCCCCTGGCGCTGGCTGGTGCATCTTCGTCTACAACCTGGCGCCCGAGGCAGACGAGAGCGTCCTCTGGCAGCTCTTTGGGCCCTTTGGTGCTGTCACCAACGTCAAGGTCATCCGCGACTTTGCCACCAACAAGTGCAAGGGTTTTGGCTTCGTTACCATGACCAATTATGAGGAGGCAGCCATGGCCATTGCCAGCCTCAACGGCTACCGCCTGGGTGACCGTGTGCTCCAGGTCTCCTTCAAGACCAGCAAACAGCACAAGGCCTGA
- the LOC104330864 gene encoding ELAV-like protein 3 isoform X2, with amino-acid sequence MVTILSTVEAQAPSTPGPSGCGPVPVAVPVVAALPNGAPPAPPVADDSKTNLIVNYLPQSMSQEELRSLFGSLGDIESCKLVRDKVTGQSLGYGFVNYVEAGDADKAISTLNGLKLQTKTIKVSYARPSSASIRDANLYVSGLPKAMGQKEMEQLFSQYGRIITSRILVDQVTGVSRGVGFIRFDKRVEAEEAVRGLHGQKPLGAAEPITVKFANSPGQKSGGALLSLCPSARRYGALHHPPQRFRLDNLLNMAYGVKSPLSLLPRFSPLAIEAVPGLAGVGLGAPGAGWCIFVYNLAPEADESVLWQLFGPFGAVTNVKVIRDFATNKCKGFGFVTMTNYEEAAMAIASLNGYRLGDRVLQVSFKTSKQHKA; translated from the exons ATGGTGACG ATCCTGAGCACAGTGGAGGCccaggctcccagcacgccgGGGCCGTCGGGGTGCGGCCCCGTCCCCGTGGCTGTGCCGGTGGTGGCAGCACTGCCCAAtggggcccccccggccccccccgtgGCAGATGACAGCAAAACCAACCTGATCGTCAACTACCTGCCCCAGAGCATGAGCCAGGAGGAGCTGCGGAGCCTTTTTGGCAGCCTCGGGGACATTGAGTCTTGCAAGCTCGTCCGCGACAAGGTCACTG GGCAGAGCCTGGGCTATGGCTTCGTCAACTACGTTGAGGCGGGTGATGCCGACAAGGCCATCAGCACCCTCAACGGCCTCAAGCTGCAGACCAAGACCATCAAG GTGTCCTATGCCCGGCCCAGCTCGGCCTCTATCCGTGATGCCAACCTCTACGTGAGTGGCCTCCCCAAGGCCATGGGAcagaaggagatggagcagctctTCTCCCAGTATGGCCGCATCATCACCTCCCGCATCCTCGTCGACCAGGTCACAG GTGTCTCCCGCGGGGTGGGCTTCATCCGCTTTGACAAGCGTGTGGAGGCGGAGGAGGCCGTCCGGGGGCTGCACGGGCAGAAGCCACTGGGTGCCGCCGAGCCCATCACCGTCAAGTTCGCCAACAGCCCAGGCCAGAAGTCAGGGGGAGCCCTGCTCAGCCTCTGCCCCAGCGCCCGCCGCTACGGCGCCCTGCACCACCCGCCCCAGCGCTTCCG GCTTGACAATTTGCTGAACATGGCCTACGGCGTGAAGAG CCCGCTGTCGCTGCTGCCCAGGTTCTCCCCGCTGGCCATTGAGGCGGTGCCAGGACTGGCCGGGGTGGGCCTGGGGGCCCCTGGCGCTGGCTGGTGCATCTTCGTCTACAACCTGGCGCCCGAGGCAGACGAGAGCGTCCTCTGGCAGCTCTTTGGGCCCTTTGGTGCTGTCACCAACGTCAAGGTCATCCGCGACTTTGCCACCAACAAGTGCAAGGGTTTTGGCTTCGTTACCATGACCAATTATGAGGAGGCAGCCATGGCCATTGCCAGCCTCAACGGCTACCGCCTGGGTGACCGTGTGCTCCAGGTCTCCTTCAAGACCAGCAAACAGCACAAGGCCTGA
- the LOC104330864 gene encoding ELAV-like protein 3 isoform X4 has product MVTILSTVEAQAPSTPGPSGCGPVPVAVPVVAALPNGAPPAPPVADDSKTNLIVNYLPQSMSQEELRSLFGSLGDIESCKLVRDKVTGQSLGYGFVNYVEAGDADKAISTLNGLKLQTKTIKVSYARPSSASIRDANLYVSGLPKAMGQKEMEQLFSQYGRIITSRILVDQVTGVSRGVGFIRFDKRVEAEEAVRGLHGQKPLGAAEPITVKFANSPGQKSGGALLSLCPSARRYGALHHPPQRFRLDNLLNMAYGVKRFSPLAIEAVPGLAGVGLGAPGAGWCIFVYNLAPEADESVLWQLFGPFGAVTNVKVIRDFATNKCKGFGFVTMTNYEEAAMAIASLNGYRLGDRVLQVSFKTSKQHKA; this is encoded by the exons ATGGTGACG ATCCTGAGCACAGTGGAGGCccaggctcccagcacgccgGGGCCGTCGGGGTGCGGCCCCGTCCCCGTGGCTGTGCCGGTGGTGGCAGCACTGCCCAAtggggcccccccggccccccccgtgGCAGATGACAGCAAAACCAACCTGATCGTCAACTACCTGCCCCAGAGCATGAGCCAGGAGGAGCTGCGGAGCCTTTTTGGCAGCCTCGGGGACATTGAGTCTTGCAAGCTCGTCCGCGACAAGGTCACTG GGCAGAGCCTGGGCTATGGCTTCGTCAACTACGTTGAGGCGGGTGATGCCGACAAGGCCATCAGCACCCTCAACGGCCTCAAGCTGCAGACCAAGACCATCAAG GTGTCCTATGCCCGGCCCAGCTCGGCCTCTATCCGTGATGCCAACCTCTACGTGAGTGGCCTCCCCAAGGCCATGGGAcagaaggagatggagcagctctTCTCCCAGTATGGCCGCATCATCACCTCCCGCATCCTCGTCGACCAGGTCACAG GTGTCTCCCGCGGGGTGGGCTTCATCCGCTTTGACAAGCGTGTGGAGGCGGAGGAGGCCGTCCGGGGGCTGCACGGGCAGAAGCCACTGGGTGCCGCCGAGCCCATCACCGTCAAGTTCGCCAACAGCCCAGGCCAGAAGTCAGGGGGAGCCCTGCTCAGCCTCTGCCCCAGCGCCCGCCGCTACGGCGCCCTGCACCACCCGCCCCAGCGCTTCCG GCTTGACAATTTGCTGAACATGGCCTACGGCGTGAAGAG GTTCTCCCCGCTGGCCATTGAGGCGGTGCCAGGACTGGCCGGGGTGGGCCTGGGGGCCCCTGGCGCTGGCTGGTGCATCTTCGTCTACAACCTGGCGCCCGAGGCAGACGAGAGCGTCCTCTGGCAGCTCTTTGGGCCCTTTGGTGCTGTCACCAACGTCAAGGTCATCCGCGACTTTGCCACCAACAAGTGCAAGGGTTTTGGCTTCGTTACCATGACCAATTATGAGGAGGCAGCCATGGCCATTGCCAGCCTCAACGGCTACCGCCTGGGTGACCGTGTGCTCCAGGTCTCCTTCAAGACCAGCAAACAGCACAAGGCCTGA
- the LOC104330864 gene encoding ELAV-like protein 3 isoform X3, translating into MVTQILSTVEAQAPSTPGPSGCGPVPVAVPVVAALPNGAPPAPPVADDSKTNLIVNYLPQSMSQEELRSLFGSLGDIESCKLVRDKVTGQSLGYGFVNYVEAGDADKAISTLNGLKLQTKTIKVSYARPSSASIRDANLYVSGLPKAMGQKEMEQLFSQYGRIITSRILVDQVTGVSRGVGFIRFDKRVEAEEAVRGLHGQKPLGAAEPITVKFANSPGQKSGGALLSLCPSARRYGALHHPPQRFRLDNLLNMAYGVKRFSPLAIEAVPGLAGVGLGAPGAGWCIFVYNLAPEADESVLWQLFGPFGAVTNVKVIRDFATNKCKGFGFVTMTNYEEAAMAIASLNGYRLGDRVLQVSFKTSKQHKA; encoded by the exons ATGGTGACG CAGATCCTGAGCACAGTGGAGGCccaggctcccagcacgccgGGGCCGTCGGGGTGCGGCCCCGTCCCCGTGGCTGTGCCGGTGGTGGCAGCACTGCCCAAtggggcccccccggccccccccgtgGCAGATGACAGCAAAACCAACCTGATCGTCAACTACCTGCCCCAGAGCATGAGCCAGGAGGAGCTGCGGAGCCTTTTTGGCAGCCTCGGGGACATTGAGTCTTGCAAGCTCGTCCGCGACAAGGTCACTG GGCAGAGCCTGGGCTATGGCTTCGTCAACTACGTTGAGGCGGGTGATGCCGACAAGGCCATCAGCACCCTCAACGGCCTCAAGCTGCAGACCAAGACCATCAAG GTGTCCTATGCCCGGCCCAGCTCGGCCTCTATCCGTGATGCCAACCTCTACGTGAGTGGCCTCCCCAAGGCCATGGGAcagaaggagatggagcagctctTCTCCCAGTATGGCCGCATCATCACCTCCCGCATCCTCGTCGACCAGGTCACAG GTGTCTCCCGCGGGGTGGGCTTCATCCGCTTTGACAAGCGTGTGGAGGCGGAGGAGGCCGTCCGGGGGCTGCACGGGCAGAAGCCACTGGGTGCCGCCGAGCCCATCACCGTCAAGTTCGCCAACAGCCCAGGCCAGAAGTCAGGGGGAGCCCTGCTCAGCCTCTGCCCCAGCGCCCGCCGCTACGGCGCCCTGCACCACCCGCCCCAGCGCTTCCG GCTTGACAATTTGCTGAACATGGCCTACGGCGTGAAGAG GTTCTCCCCGCTGGCCATTGAGGCGGTGCCAGGACTGGCCGGGGTGGGCCTGGGGGCCCCTGGCGCTGGCTGGTGCATCTTCGTCTACAACCTGGCGCCCGAGGCAGACGAGAGCGTCCTCTGGCAGCTCTTTGGGCCCTTTGGTGCTGTCACCAACGTCAAGGTCATCCGCGACTTTGCCACCAACAAGTGCAAGGGTTTTGGCTTCGTTACCATGACCAATTATGAGGAGGCAGCCATGGCCATTGCCAGCCTCAACGGCTACCGCCTGGGTGACCGTGTGCTCCAGGTCTCCTTCAAGACCAGCAAACAGCACAAGGCCTGA
- the LOC142360369 gene encoding zinc finger protein 653-like, producing the protein GQRWRLWSACRCHCLFGWVQGEGLWPRGGPPALLQSPPLFILASPGYEALGGLQLGVGGDEVPCALLEAGGTFPPSPLGPSLPKTEEDELLGLKQEEVPLPTAEPRTPPEPALPPLAEDDDGGDISAIIYEIPKEPERRRQSRRGRTPHPDPEELPEPIACPYTGCGQVYVALSSFQNHVNLVHRKGRTQQCPQPGCGKRFYLATHLRRHMVIHSGVREFTCETCGKSFKRKNHLEVHRRTHTGETPLQCEVCGYRCRQRASLTWHMRRHGGPGLRPFPCERCGRRFERPEGLKLHTLKSHPEPRRT; encoded by the exons GGGCAGCGCTGGAGGCTGTGGTCTGCGTGCCGCTGCCACTGCCTCTTCGGCTGGGTGCAGGGCGAGGGACTCtggccgaggggggggccccctGCCCTTCTGCAGAGCCCCCCTCTCTTCATCCTAGCCAGTCCTGGCTATGAGGCGCTGGGGGGGCTACAGCTGGGCGTGGGCGGGGACGAGGTGCCCTGCGCTCTGTTGGAGGCAGGGggcaccttccccccatcccccttGGGCCCCAGCCTCCCTAAGACAG AGGAGGACGAGTTGCTGGGGCTGAAGCAGGAGGAGGTGCCCCTCCCTACCGCCGAGCCCCGGACCCCTCCGGAGCCCGCCCTGCCCCCTCTGGCCGAGGATGATGACGGTGGTGACATATCGGCCATCATCTACGAGATCCCCAAAGAACCCGAGAG GCGGCGGCAGAGCAGGCGGGGTCGTACCCCCCACCCTGACCCTGAGGAGCTCCCGGAGCCGATCGCCTGCCCCTACACAGGCTGTGGGCAGGTCTACGTCGCTCTCAGCAGCTTCCAG AACCACGTCAACCTGGTGCACCGCAAGGGCCGGACCCAGcagtgcccccagcccggctgcgggaAGAGGTTTTATCTGGCTACCCACCTGCGCCGGCACATGGTCATCCACTCCG GTGTGCGGGAGTTCACGTGCGAGACGTGCGGGAAATCCTTCAAGCGCAAGAACCACCTGGAGGTGCACAGGCGGACGCACACCGGGGagacccccctgca GTGCGAGGTCTGCGGGTACCGCTGCCGCCAGCGTGCCTCCCTGACGTGGCACATGAGGCGCCacggggggccggggctgcgcccCTTCCCCTGTGAGCGCTGCGGGCGACGCTTCGAGCGCCCCGAGGGTCTCAAGCTCCACACGCTCAAGAGCCACCCTGAGCCCCGCCGCACCTAG
- the TRMT1 gene encoding tRNA (guanine(26)-N(2))-dimethyltransferase, with product MRWAVRAGQLGRIVNPRPGPPRRPLAMDRASPNGSGAPPTAGAPPAPGAGETLLSEGRAAILCPGGNQVFYNPVQGFNRDLTCAVITEFARLQLQPKGIRVVLPGEEGDNGDNGDPAPDGPADLRTAKPGEVCEGGLRVLEALAASGLRALRFAREVPGLRAVVASDLSPRAVELMHRNVALNGAGDLVTPRLADARMLMYQSKADRDPFDVIDLDPYGSPAPFLDAAVQAVSEGGLLCVTCTDMAVMAGNSAETCYSKYGAVSLKGKFCHEMALRIVLHSLDSRANCYQRFVTPLLSVSADFYVRVFVRVFTGQAKVKASASKQALVYHCVGCGSHHLQRLGKVTSHGTGFKYGAATGPPVGPTCEFCQQRHQLGGPVWAEPLHDPGFVERVLAALERSPGRFQTEERMRGMLSVVTEELGDVPLYYTLDGLSSTIHCNTPSLLQFRSALLHAGYRVSLSHACKNAVKTDAPPAVLWDIMRCWAKIHPVKRERLAETSPASRILSVEPTLQASFALRDDANPSSRKRGLKRFPENPEAFWGPKARAKPGGGLSPSLQEKRKRHQNKRTARADDGASLKGFPCKRFKEGNCSLGTECCYSHEGGPPDATPTDQPH from the exons ATGCGCTGGGCGGTGCGGGCGG ggcaGCTCGGCCGCATCGTTAacccccgcccgggccccccccgccgccccctcgccATGGACCGGGCCTCCCCCAACGGCTCCGGGGCCCCCCCCACCGctggggctccccccgcccccggggccggcgAGACGCTGCTCTCCGAGGGCCGGGCCGCCATCCTCTGCCCCGGCGGCAACCAGGTCTTCTACAACCCGGTGCAGGGCTTCAACCGCGACCTGAC ctgcGCCGTCATCACGGAGTTCGCTCGGCTCCAGCTGCAGCCGAAGGGGATCCGGG TCGTGCTccccggggaggagggggacaACGGTGACAACGGTGACCCCGCGCCCGATGGCCCCGCGGACCTGCGGACAGCGAAGCCCGGAGAAGTGTGCgag ggggggctgcgggtgctggaGGCGCTGGCGGCCTCGGGGCTGCGGGCACTGCGCTTCGCCCGCGAGGTGCCGGGGCTGCGCGCCGTCGTCGCCAGCGACCTCTCGCCCCGCGCCGTGGAGCTGATGCACCGCAACGTGGCCCTCAACGGCGCGGGGGACCTGGTGACCCCCCGCCTCGCCGACGCCAg gatgCTGATGTACCAGAGCAAGGCGGACAGGGACCCCTTCGACGTCATTGACCTGGACCCCTACGGCAGCCCCGCGCCCTTCCTCGATGCCGCCGTGCAGGCCGTGAGCGAAGGCg ggctgctctgcgtCACCTGCACGGACATGGCCGTGATGGCGGGGAACAGCGCCGAGACGTGTTACAGCAAGTACGGGGCCGTGTCCCTCAAGGGCAAGTTCTGCCATGAGATG GCCCTGCGCATCGTCCTGCACAGCCTCGACAGCCGCGCCAACTGCTACCAGCGCTTCGTCACGCCACTGCTCTCCGTCAGCGCCGACTTCTACGTCCGCGTCTTCGTGCGGGTCTTCACGGGGCAGGCCAAGGTCAAGGCCTCGGCCAG CAAGCAGGCCCTGGTGTACCACTGCGTGGGCTGCGGCAGCCACCACCTCCAGCGCCTGGGCAAGGTCACGAGCCATGGCACCGG CTTCAAGTACGGGGCAGCCACGGGGCCGCCCGTGGGTCCCACCTGCGAGTTCTGCCAGCAGCGGCACCAG CTTGGTGGTCCGGTGTGGGCCGAGCCCCTCCACGACCCGGGCTTTGTGGAGCGGGTGCTGGCGGCGCTGGAGAGGAGCCCGGGGCGCTTCCAGACCGAGGAGCGGATGCGGGGGATGCTCAGCGTCGTCACCGAG GAGCTCGGCGACGTCCCCCTGTACTACACCCTCGACGGCCTCAGCAGCACCATCCACTGCAAcactccctccctgctgcagttCAG GTCCGCCCTCCTGCACGCCGGCTACCGCGTGTCGCTCTCCCACGCCTGCAAGAACGCCGTCAAGACGGACGCGCCGCCCGCCGTGCTCTGGGACATCATGCGCTGCTGG GCCAAGATCCACCCCGTGAAGCGCGAGCGGCTCGCGGAGACCAGCCCGGCTTCCCGCATCCTCTCCGTGGAGCCCAC GCTCCAGGCCTCCTTTGCCCTCCGTGACGACGCCAACCCCAGCTCCAGAAAACGGGGCTTGAAGCGGTTCCCGGAGAACCCCGAGGCCTTCTGGGGTCCCAAGGCCAGGGCCAAGCCTGG GGGGGGTCTCTCGCCCTCCCTGCAGGAGAAGCGGAAGCGACACCAGAACAAACGGACAGCGCGGGCGGACGACGGCGCCAGCCTGAAGGGCTTCCCCTGCAAACGCTTCAAGGAG GGAAATTGCTCCTTGGGCACCGAGTGCTGTTACTCGCATGAGGGGGGGCCCCCGGATGCCACCCCCACTGATCAGCCCCATTAA